The following coding sequences are from one bacterium window:
- a CDS encoding AAA family ATPase: MLDSDKDQDDAVSAALKGSDRIITGGAGSGKTTLIKRIAEALEGNCEIMAPTGKAAARLKEATGFPACTIHRALCYDGNSFHRGASLGVCIIDEASMIDSWLMQAVLKFSPKQLILVGDSAQLPPVGKGQPFHDLIKLRPDLVSTLRTCHRAKGAVHMAALAIREGRNPEMRLSSGGETWTIINTGEPRATLTTLLKWIEGGRYDATQDMILAPRYGNGDDGNDCDGGIDAINKAVKALVNPSIDRFSPGDRVIINKNFSNDDLWNGDIGTIVDIDTAGLPEIEVDRLKGERKLLNKDHVKEMKHAYALSVHKAQGSQARRVFFMCFSRHFFQLTRPLIYTAVTRSRQDVVVCGEVAAFFKGIKQQSRRITVMQILAQEGQGGLF; encoded by the coding sequence ATGCTTGACTCAGACAAAGACCAAGACGATGCCGTATCGGCTGCGCTCAAAGGGAGTGACCGGATCATTACCGGGGGCGCCGGGTCCGGCAAGACGACCCTCATCAAGCGCATAGCGGAAGCTCTTGAAGGAAACTGCGAGATCATGGCCCCCACGGGGAAGGCAGCGGCCAGACTCAAAGAGGCGACAGGCTTCCCCGCCTGCACGATCCACCGGGCGCTCTGCTATGACGGTAATTCTTTTCATCGTGGCGCAAGTCTCGGGGTGTGCATTATCGACGAAGCCAGCATGATTGATTCTTGGCTGATGCAAGCGGTTTTGAAGTTCAGCCCAAAACAGTTGATTCTCGTCGGAGATTCCGCCCAGTTACCGCCCGTTGGTAAAGGCCAGCCTTTCCACGACCTTATTAAACTCCGTCCCGACCTCGTGAGTACGTTGCGCACCTGTCACCGGGCAAAGGGGGCCGTTCACATGGCGGCGCTGGCGATCCGGGAAGGGCGAAACCCGGAGATGCGGCTTTCTTCCGGGGGTGAGACCTGGACCATCATCAATACCGGGGAGCCACGAGCCACCTTGACCACACTCCTTAAATGGATTGAGGGCGGGCGCTATGATGCCACTCAGGACATGATTCTTGCCCCACGTTATGGAAATGGTGACGACGGCAACGACTGCGACGGCGGTATTGACGCCATAAACAAAGCGGTGAAAGCCTTGGTGAATCCAAGTATCGACAGATTCAGCCCCGGCGACCGCGTAATCATCAACAAGAATTTCAGCAATGACGACCTGTGGAATGGTGATATTGGGACCATTGTTGACATTGACACCGCCGGGCTTCCTGAAATCGAAGTTGACCGCTTGAAAGGTGAGCGCAAATTACTGAACAAGGATCACGTCAAGGAAATGAAGCACGCCTATGCGCTTTCAGTACACAAGGCGCAGGGCAGCCAGGCGCGACGGGTATTCTTCATGTGTTTCTCACGTCATTTCTTCCAACTCACACGGCCTTTGATTTACACGGCGGTCACACGGTCCCGACAAGACGTGGTTGTCTGTGGTGAAGTGGCCGCATTTTTCAAGGGAATCAAACAGCAATCGCGGCGTATCACCGTCATGCAGATATTGGCGCAAGAAGGACAAGGGGGATTATTCTAA
- a CDS encoding helix-hairpin-helix domain-containing protein yields the protein MERIKVTVEQLAPGRVWAYRKPDSKWTILNVLLESGQKCTAKGIVEFEPKHGDLLELEGDWKKSQFNGKDEFCFKSAMLHVPSDPRALLHYACTLTKGIGPVKETEIWERYGAKWEDIETLDIPGISEEVAWNWNETRRRLKEHADQTQAITLLLSKGCTLNMSNAAWARWAQDTVGKVTENCYLLADLPHYGFSDVDESIRVAFGIGDNDQRRVEAAVLYIIGQMTDGGDTIADWVEVATKVCLLVPGAKYQMDAAVKALIEREMIQVLQGDKLAIAGDAVAEAACWERFRVA from the coding sequence ATGGAGCGGATCAAAGTAACAGTGGAACAACTGGCACCGGGAAGGGTGTGGGCGTACAGAAAGCCCGACAGCAAATGGACAATCCTGAATGTCCTTCTGGAATCGGGGCAAAAATGCACCGCCAAAGGGATAGTGGAATTCGAGCCGAAGCACGGGGACCTGTTGGAACTGGAAGGGGATTGGAAGAAAAGCCAGTTTAACGGGAAGGATGAATTCTGTTTCAAGAGTGCAATGCTGCACGTTCCGAGCGACCCCAGGGCACTACTACATTACGCCTGCACACTCACTAAAGGCATAGGCCCCGTCAAAGAAACTGAGATTTGGGAGAGGTACGGCGCCAAGTGGGAAGATATTGAAACTCTGGATATACCAGGCATCAGCGAGGAAGTGGCGTGGAACTGGAACGAAACACGGCGGCGATTGAAAGAACACGCCGACCAGACACAGGCCATTACCCTTCTACTTTCCAAAGGATGCACGCTCAATATGTCAAACGCGGCATGGGCGCGGTGGGCACAAGACACCGTTGGGAAAGTTACGGAAAACTGTTACCTGCTGGCAGACCTTCCGCACTATGGATTTTCAGACGTTGATGAATCTATCCGGGTGGCGTTTGGCATTGGAGACAATGACCAACGAAGGGTAGAGGCCGCAGTTCTTTACATCATCGGGCAAATGACAGATGGCGGCGACACCATTGCTGACTGGGTTGAGGTGGCAACAAAGGTATGCCTTCTGGTTCCCGGCGCCAAGTATCAGATGGATGCGGCGGTAAAGGCTTTGATTGAGCGAGAGATGATTCAGGTATTGCAGGGGGACAAGCTTGCAATTGCCGGTGATGCGGTGGCCGAAGCGGCGTGCTGGGAAAGGTTCAGGGTGGCGTAA
- a CDS encoding J domain-containing protein, with product MRIYFDGLYTEAQIKNAWRELCKQHHPDVGGDLATMQAINAEYEVSLRECYRHTMTDEQTEERINVDRETALKVAEIIRLEGLIVELCGRWVWITGDTYKWREQLKACAFRWASKKAAWYWHKEGDAPGKHKAWNLDQIKAKYGATRLSEKHAQGSFALCG from the coding sequence ATGAGAATCTATTTTGACGGGCTGTACACGGAAGCACAAATCAAGAACGCATGGCGCGAACTCTGCAAGCAGCATCACCCGGACGTGGGCGGCGACCTCGCCACGATGCAGGCAATCAATGCAGAGTATGAAGTCAGCTTGCGCGAATGCTACCGGCACACGATGACCGACGAACAGACGGAAGAGCGGATCAACGTTGACCGGGAAACCGCCTTGAAGGTTGCCGAAATTATCCGGCTTGAAGGTTTGATCGTGGAGCTTTGCGGGCGCTGGGTGTGGATCACCGGGGACACCTACAAATGGCGCGAACAGCTCAAGGCTTGCGCGTTCCGGTGGGCGTCGAAAAAAGCGGCTTGGTACTGGCACAAGGAAGGCGACGCCCCCGGCAAGCACAAAGCATGGAACCTAGACCAGATAAAAGCCAAATACGGAGCGACAAGGCTTTCAGAGAAACACGCTCAAGGGTCATTCGCACTTTGTGGCTGA
- a CDS encoding DNA translocase FtsK — MEIESKFHIEKIVDTDHSTESLRYVHIAENLAIACNGRVLACVPCVTVKGDHLGPVTVNAMEYAREHSFAGTSTLHLIDGKTVVAIDSCQIPRSMESSAVAKEEQLDMLHKSTDSIKPLTELTLQSIPKQDFSDVVLKINPRMLLTLAKALGSEDSITLRMQPNEDNRVSQGIRAEASPEAYGVIMPIIITDGKKDDATQGLKGFCKKHNVTVEITGAGGSVKIGNQASEEHIEKAIEIIKETKRASVSAIQRHLRIGYTMASQIMDVLEQRGIVGPVNGSDPREILV, encoded by the coding sequence ATGGAAATCGAATCTAAATTTCATATTGAGAAAATCGTCGATACGGATCATTCAACCGAATCGCTACGGTATGTTCACATCGCTGAAAATCTGGCGATTGCCTGCAATGGCCGAGTGTTGGCGTGCGTGCCTTGCGTGACGGTCAAGGGCGACCACCTGGGGCCGGTGACTGTCAACGCCATGGAGTATGCCCGCGAACATTCCTTTGCCGGAACGAGCACGCTACACCTGATTGACGGGAAAACAGTTGTGGCGATTGACTCGTGCCAAATTCCCCGGTCAATGGAATCAAGCGCCGTGGCGAAAGAGGAACAACTGGACATGCTCCACAAGAGCACGGATAGCATCAAGCCTCTTACGGAACTTACTTTGCAGTCAATTCCCAAGCAGGACTTTTCAGATGTTGTGCTGAAAATCAACCCGAGGATGTTGCTGACTTTGGCGAAGGCCTTGGGCTCTGAGGACTCCATCACTCTTCGGATGCAACCGAATGAAGACAATCGAGTTAGCCAAGGTATTCGCGCGGAAGCAAGCCCGGAAGCCTATGGCGTAATCATGCCGATCATCATCACAGACGGGAAGAAAGATGATGCCACGCAGGGATTAAAAGGTTTCTGCAAGAAGCACAATGTCACCGTCGAAATAACGGGGGCGGGCGGAAGTGTGAAAATCGGGAATCAGGCCAGCGAGGAACACATTGAGAAGGCAATCGAGATTATCAAGGAGACAAAGCGGGCCAGTGTTTCGGCCATTCAGCGCCATCTTCGTATTGGATACACGATGGCTTCGCAGATTATGGACGTTTTGGAACAGCGCGGAATTGTGGGTCCGGTAAACGGGTCCGATCCTCGCGAGATTTTGGTTTGA